The Streptomyces uncialis genomic interval CCCGAAGCTGCTGCCCGGTACCCGTCGCACCGAACGCGTCGTCACGTACGAGGAGCAGATCCTCGCGGAGGACGTACCGCAGTCCATCGTGATCGCCGGTGCCGGCGCGATCGGGGTGGAGTTCGCGTACGTCCTGCACAACTACGGCGTGAAGGTCACGATCGTCGAGTTCCTGGACCGGATCGCGCCGCTGGAGGACGCGGATGTCTCCGCCGAACTGGCCCGTCAGTACCGCAAGCTGGGTATCGACGTGCTGACCTCGACCCGGGTCGACTCCATCGACGAGTCGGGCCCGCAGGTACGGGTCACGGTCACCGGCAAGGACGGCGCGCAGCAGGTGCTCACCGCCGACAAGGTGCTCCAGGCGATCGGCTTCCAGCCGAACGTCACCGGGTACGGCCTCGACGCCGCCGGGGTACGGGTCACCGAGCGCGGCGCGATCGATGTGGACGGGCGCTGCCGGACCTCCGTCCCGCACATCTTCGCCATCGGTGACGTGACCGCGAAGCTGATGCTGGCGCACGCCGCCGAGTCGATGGGCGTCATCGCCGCCGAGACCATCGCGGACGCCGAGACGATGGAGCTCGACTATGTGATGATCCCGCGTGCCACGTACTGCCAGCCGCAGGTCGCGAGCTTCGGTTACACCGAGGCGCAGGCCCGGGAGCTGGGGTACGACGTGAAGGTGGCGAAGTTCCCGTTCACCGCGAACGGGAAGTCGCACGGCCTCGGGGACACCGTCGGTTTCGTGAAGCTCATCAGCGACGCCAAGTACGGGGAGCTGCTGGGCGGTCACCTCGTGGGACCGGATGTCACGGAGCTGCTGCCCGAGCTGACCCTCGCCCAGCAGTGGGACCTCACGGTGCACGAGGTCGCGCGGAACGTCCACGCGCATCCGACGCTCGGTGAGGCGGTCAAGGAAGCGGTGCACGGCCTCGCGGGTCACATGATCAATTTCTGAGCCCGCCGCACGTTCCGTACTCCGTACTCCGTCGTCACTCCGTTGCCTTCCGGTGCCCGGTGCCCGGTGCCCGGTGCCCGTCCGGACGTATGCGCGTCCGCGCGGGTGCCGGGCACCGCCACACGGTCGCCCGCCACACGGTCGCCCGCCACCGGTCATCCGCCACCCGCCACCCGCCACCGGTCACCGGTCACCGGTCACCCGAACGGCAGCGGTCTCGTGTGCAGGATCTCCAGGTGGGTGACCGCCCGGGTCAGCACCACGTACAGCCGGTGGGCGCCCCGGGGTTCCGCCTCCTCGATCGCGGCGGGTTCCACCGCGATCACATGGTCGTACTCCAGCCCCTTGGCCAGCGTCGCGGGCAGCAGGGTGACGGGGGCGCCCGGCGCGGCGGGACCGGCCGGGTCGGCGGGCGCGAGCCCGGCGGCGGTCAGGGCCGCGCGCAGCCGGGGGACGTCCGCGTCCGCGGCGATCACCCCGACCGAACCGAGCGCACCCGCGGGGACGTCCGGACCGGCGGGGATGTCCGGACCGGCCGGACCGGCGGGGGCGCCCAGCCGCTCCGTACCGCTTCGCGCCGCGCGTACCGCCGCGACCGTCGCGGCCACCACGTCCGGGACCCGCCGGACCGTCAGCGAACCGTCCTCGCGCAGTGAACGGCCGGGCGGTACGGGCACGTCCAGCCGGGCGAGGAGGCGGTTGGCGAGGGCCGTCACCTGGGCCGGGACCCGGAATCCGGTGGTCAGGGCCACGGTCCGGGCGTCCGGACGGCCCAGGTGCGCGAGCTGTTCGGGCCAGGACCGGGCGGCCCAGGGGGTGGTGCCCTGCGCGAGGTCGCCGAGGACGGTCAGCGAGCCGTGCGGGGCGCGGCGCCCGATCGCGCGGCACTGCATCGGGGACAGGTCCTGCGCCTCGTCCACCACGATGTGACCGTGCCCGGCGGGGAGTTCGAGGAGCCCGGCCAGTTCGTCCAGCAGGACCAGATCCGCGGCGGACCAGCGGGCCGACCGGGCCGTGAAGGGCCGGGCCCGGCCCAGCGCGGCCCGTTCGGCCGGACCGAGGACACCGTCCGCCGCCCGCTCCCGCTCCTGCGGCCCGGACAGCAGTCCGGCGAGAACCTCCTCCGGGCTCGTCCTCGGCCACACCGCGTCAAGGAACGCGGCCACCGGCCGGGCCCGCGCGGTCCGCCGCAGCCAGCCGTCCCCGCGAGGTCCCGAACGCCGCTCCGCCAGCTCCCTGACCCGGGCCGCGACCCGGGCCCGGACCCGCTCCCGGCCGGTGTCGTACGGGAGTTCCTCCGCGAGGACGTCCGCCACGATCGCGGTCAGCTCCCCGGCGGGCACCCGCCAGCGGTACGAGCCGTCCGGGACGGTGAGCCCCGCGCCGTCCACCGCCTCCGGCCGCACCCGCGCGTACAGGGCGCGGCGCAGCACCCGGGCCATCCGGGCGTCGTGCTTGACGAGGGCCGTCGCCTCCGGGTCGTGCCCGGTCAC includes:
- the lpdA gene encoding dihydrolipoyl dehydrogenase, translated to MATEEDRFDVVVLGAGPGGYVAAIRAAQLGKKVAVVEEKYWGGVCLNVGCIPTKALLRNAELAHIFTHESKTFGIKVDGTVSFDYGEAYRRSRRVADGRVKGVHYLMKKNAITEIDGRGTFTDPHTLQVATADGGTRTLTFENCVIATGATPKLLPGTRRTERVVTYEEQILAEDVPQSIVIAGAGAIGVEFAYVLHNYGVKVTIVEFLDRIAPLEDADVSAELARQYRKLGIDVLTSTRVDSIDESGPQVRVTVTGKDGAQQVLTADKVLQAIGFQPNVTGYGLDAAGVRVTERGAIDVDGRCRTSVPHIFAIGDVTAKLMLAHAAESMGVIAAETIADAETMELDYVMIPRATYCQPQVASFGYTEAQARELGYDVKVAKFPFTANGKSHGLGDTVGFVKLISDAKYGELLGGHLVGPDVTELLPELTLAQQWDLTVHEVARNVHAHPTLGEAVKEAVHGLAGHMINF
- a CDS encoding HelD family protein — its product is MARRDTGTRPAPDPEGPQALADERAHHERCRAALAAMAAGAREHVVTAADVSASGADAEVLGRALRTKARDLGELPPGPLFFGRLDFAAAPGDAGSGDERSGAGPDAGRDADAAPHAGQSYHIGRTRITEEPTAPPLVVDWRAPVSRAFYQAGPHDPRGVAVRRRFGWAPGSTGAPHDLTGLEDEYLGPSGTGDEYLGRSGTGTGPGGEGTGPGGTESGTESGPGTASGTGTGTESGTGTGTGPDPGTGTDVGVAGGFLAAEIRRPRTGPMRDIAATIQPEQDDLVRSPLGTSLCVQGAPGTGKTAVGLHRAAYLLYTHPRRISRSGLLVLGPNRTFLRYIAEVLPALGEGGVGQLTVEDLVARHPVTGHDPEATALVKHDARMARVLRRALYARVRPEAVDGAGLTVPDGSYRWRVPAGELTAIVADVLAEELPYDTGRERVRARVAARVRELAERRSGPRGDGWLRRTARARPVAAFLDAVWPRTSPEEVLAGLLSGPQERERAADGVLGPAERAALGRARPFTARSARWSAADLVLLDELAGLLELPAGHGHIVVDEAQDLSPMQCRAIGRRAPHGSLTVLGDLAQGTTPWAARSWPEQLAHLGRPDARTVALTTGFRVPAQVTALANRLLARLDVPVPPGRSLREDGSLTVRRVPDVVAATVAAVRAARSGTERLGAPAGPAGPDIPAGPDVPAGALGSVGVIAADADVPRLRAALTAAGLAPADPAGPAAPGAPVTLLPATLAKGLEYDHVIAVEPAAIEEAEPRGAHRLYVVLTRAVTHLEILHTRPLPFG